tgttAACACTGCAACGTAGCGCTTTCATCGACATCGTTACGAGACAAaggtgtaaaataaattattatgtactactCGACCACATGAATGAATAACAAGATACATATTACACTAGTACGAAATGTTTCTTCGTTGTGTTGTGTGAATTTGTGAAACTAACACCAATTTTGATGTGCTTTTGTATTCATAGCTAATTACTAAGTTATTCAGCCCTAACACTGGCTGGCACCATCTTTAGgtttgcttataaaaatatcatgtaGTCAGTAATGTAAGCAAGTCTTGTGATCGAgtagtacatattattatcatattgaACTTTTAGTAGTTATGCTACGAATATTATATATCTAAGCAGTACAGAAACTGTgggtaaggcttgctacacacattcgGTTgggcaatatttattgaacaacaaaaccgactcgacacTCGTTCGGCTTGTGCCAATCGCGTTCATCGGGaaatattcggttttgccgcccggctaggttGATGTCAAACCGAGTATGTGTATAGTAAACCTCATTTTACCCTACAGTTGTCATTAGCTGTTGTACATGTATGTACTTCGTCGGTACCTGTGTATATTAGTGAACTTATTTCTTTGTATGCCTTATTAGACTGATTAGATGTATGTTCATCACACTCgtattaatgttaattataaatatttgtacctaTTACCAACTgggtaaaataaaacactatatGAATGatattggtatattttatttttctttacaatctGTTAAGTTGCAGTCGTTGTCAAATTAATATCTGAACTTTACCGAGATATAACTGTTATGCGAATTTACTAACCCAACttgctaataataaaaaatcatatgtTACTAAGTTTTTTACGGTGAACGGTGATCACCGAAAACCACTACTCAGTTGGACAggataattgtttttattcaacacTCGCTCACCCGCGCAGCTCAGCTCACGAATTTTCGTTTTTCTTACtaattttttagtattttctcTCCCCATTTAAAACTTTCCCGTGTGTATTACaacgattttttaaaaacattaagtatTGTTATTGGTTGAGCCGTTCTTGAATTttgcgcttaccaacacatttttattcagAAGAACATATCCGTCATTTAATACTCCTTACACATAGCAGATATTTATCTGACAACGACGGTATGCtgttatttacaacattttcctTTAATGTACTTACAATAACACCTATGTCTGACTAGAAAAATTGGGACAATTTGATCAACAATACGGTTAAGAAATGCAGAACATAATCACATAAGCcgaaaataatagaaaatgcTAGTCATTACCCATTACTTAATGAATTAAGGCTTCGAAGGCACAACATGTTCACAAAACATCCATCATAGTTGGCACACTTGGTTAAACCACACTTTTAACAATGATGTAGGATCATCGGGAACTTGTGAGTAAGTAATGCTCTACTTAACTAAACTTTAGATTTAAGTTTCAAGATTTTTGGCACTTAAAATTATCAATGTGTTCCTCATATATTATGCAAGAGCCTCTTAGAGTAAACTACACTCACTATCAATTatttacggccagtttcttaaTGAAAAGTAACAACCAAAGTATAGTGTAAAGTAaatttggctgttacttttgatgaaggtACTGgccattaaaaatgaaaaaagttatgtaacttgCCAGCATGTTTCACAGATATTGTCAGAGCCTCTTAGGGTAAACTTCACTATTGATTATTTACATATGGAAAAAGTTACTTGGATTTCTATGCATTAGCGCTTCCTTAAAGTTTCTTCGAAAATATGATTATCGAAAAGACTCACCTATAAGAATTCCTCACAAGCCCAATTCTAGCTACATCTACACTTAACACGAGatcaaattcaaacaaaacagGACCAATAGATATGTATAACATCAACATCACACAATTACTTGTCAACATTCGTGTAATTCATCTTCTCAGATAAAACTTCTTCAACTATTCTCTGTATCATAAGTCTGTCTTCCATTCTGATGTCTTCCGGCTTCGTCTTATCGTCGTATATTTTTCTATCTAACAATCTAACTATCACTTCTTCTACAATAGAATCTACGTTTTCGTTCGTAAGATTTGCCGCTTCAGGTATGTTTATTAAGTTTTCTGATGACGTAGTTGTTTCTTTACTTTCGCTTTTCGCATCATCTGTTTGTGTTATTTCCTCTttctgttcgtgtattaattctGCTTCAGGTATGTCTCCTCTACCATCTTTTTCTTCCAACTCTTGAGCGACATCAGATATGATACTGTCTTTAAGTTCATCATCAATATGTTTATGACGtttcattatttcttttaatttctcTTTGGCAGACGCAACAACTTCTTTTCGAGTTTCCAACTTTATTTTCTCTATAGCCTTTTTCTTTCGTTCTTGTCGCAGCGTTTTTAAGTCATCTATAGCTTTCTTAGCTTTCTGTAACTTTGGACCTGTTGTTATGTTTTCTTTGGATTCTGTAACTATTGGGTCTTTTTCTACTTCTTTTGGTTCTAAGATTTCTTCTTTAGCTAACACCGTTTTGTCTTTTTTGCTTACAATTACCTCACTTTTGTCATCATCATCCATATCATTATCATCAACATTGTCTGGTTTCGTTTCCTCTTTAACTGgttcttcaaatattttggtCTCCTCTACTTGGGTTTCAGTAATTTCTTCAATCTTTTCCTCTACTGTTTCTACAGGTGTTTCAGTTACAGTCGTTTCAGTTTCCTcagatatattttctttgatacTACCATAGTCAACAACATTAAGGATTTCCTCTCCACTTATTTCAGCTAATTCCTCAGATTCGAATTTAGGTATAGTCTGAgtaaatttgatattatgtcCATGTGGATGTTGACGGAAATCGTTCCTTTCTAGAATAAAGATCGCTGGTTTTGTCTTAATCCTAACAGGTGGCATTAGTTTATAGTTCATAGCAACTTGAGAAAAAGATTCTATGCTATCTAAAATCGCATGTGTTTGTGAAAAGTATTTCAGTTTCGCTGAATATTTGCTCTTAGCCTCTATAAGGAGGTGTGTGTACTCTTGCAGCTGTTCGGGTAATAAAGACTCGTTTTTACTGTACATCCACTGGTCATGGATCTGCGTGTATCTTGTAACACCGGTCTGCGCTGCTAAATTACAGATATGTAGATGGACGTATGgttcgtttttcaatagtttgtGGAACCTGAAAATACGAAATACATAAATTTTTATAGATGAAAATCGACGAcgattgtaatttttatactttaagGGCCTGTTCCACAACTTATAGATAAGTGCCTGCTATTGTACCTGATACAAAAAGTGGCAACAGATGTATACACAAGTCGAGTTACGTGGTGTAACGCCGCCGGAGTGCGACGTCACAGTCAATTCTACTCGTTAAGCATATCAATAGAATCCGGTcgtaataaaacaatgttcGGAGTTGCTAGTTATCCAGGCTACTGACGTATTATGTTTTATCCTAAAGTAAATTGTGTGGTCCTGGTTTCAATggataataaattttgtataatttaaatatagaaCAAAATCTCAAACTCACCTAGTAATAGCTACTCCACCCGGGTAGTTTGTCATAGCTACCAAAGTAAATGCTACTGATATGATAATATTACCAATGATTATGACGATTGTTCCCCAAAAAAGTAATTCAAAAATAGGAGCTTTCGTTCTTCTTATATATCTGGAAAAGACAATAAAAACCacattaataattacttatattacaacTAATATTCTTCATTCTCATTGTAGCTCTATACCTAAGAATGACACTTATTACAAGTATTTGGGCTACGCTAGATAAATTAACCAATCGTAAAAGTTCAAGAAAGCCCACAAtactagtaattttaaatggagaatgttactaggtatgccaaatcacTTTAAATTtgtgacacagtatagcctgtgtgtatacatataaactagtttttgtttcagtcaaaaataccgaatagttttgattttataagcattcaaagtttcgaaaaatattgagtcccgctaacggccgcgtgagtggttgtgacgtcatactacacttgcgccgctcgggccgcgtcccgcttagggtcagcgcagaccaagaggagcgcagcggagaggagtttttaacgcacttgaaaatcaactttaaattaattgaaataaagtgcataattgcttgaacctgacaaaaaatgctcgcgcgtcctcgaggatgcgcgggtatccccgcgcatactcgaggacgcgcgagcatcgtacgaaaaatttcaatgttgttactgagtttaaagagagagaacgtcatttttattcttcttcagtcaaaagagcaattataatcatggcccagtctaccattgttgacgaattttcacgaaaactggcctgtttaatgaagaatggtaacctagaaagttttcctcgcgcaggctcgagcagtcgcgagcatgctcgagcatccgcgagccgtaaagaaaatgctcgagaccgcgcgaggattattccggtctgtctgcgctgggccttagtattaagttgccagtcgttgttgttggtgtaataacttgcgcagtattttgttgtgtttgcgtccgcttattacatttttagtgtagtaatagtaaatattattcaattaataaagtggatgaaggatttgaaaaagggcaatcggataatctacctaaaatagatgaaaataatggttgcgcattatttatcaacaaatagagattttgttgcctccgaaatcctttttattattataaatgcgaaagtttgtgagaatgtatgcatgtatgtatgtactatttatttatttgtactatttactccgtacgtttggcgcagtggtttaagcggtcacctcgccgcaataaccgtagcgccgcgtgtggaggttttgaatcccatccgggacaaatctttgtgtgataagcacgagtatctgttctggttgtcaatttatctatattgtcaatttatctatatattgagaagtatatgagtatgtttatcagttatttggttaccattgtacaagctctgcttagtttgggatcaaatgaccgtgtgtgagttgtccagcaatatataatatttaattcaatatttaatgtatgtatataggtatgtatgtacatatatatatgtacgtatgtatggatgtttgtatgtatgtatggatgtttgttactctttcacgcaaatgtgactgaaccgattacaatgatatttggtatataggtagctgaaggcccagaataacacataggctactttttatcccagagttcccgagggatcgggatttacacgggaagggtttccatggagacgaagtcgcgggcagcctctagtatattatacttaactagccgacccgcgcaacttcgcttgcgtgatgcgtcacataagagagaatgcagggtcataattttccccgtttttgtaacatctttggttgctactccgctcccgatggccgtagcgtgatattatatagcctataaccttcctcgataaatggtctatgtaacactgaaataatttttcaaatcggatcagtagatcctgagattagcgcgttcaaacaaacaaacaaacaaacaaacaaactcttcagctttataatattagtatagattagtatagatgactatttgtaatatctatactagaatattagaaagctgaaaaatttgtttgtttgaacgtgctaatctcaggaactattggtccaattaaaaaaaactttcactgttagatagtccatttatcgaggaagcctataggctatatatcattacgctacaaccaataggagcagagtaccaataaaaaatgttacaaaaacggggaaaattttgacccattctctcttatgtgacgcaagcgaagttgcgcgagtcagctaagttagatattcacgatcacgcatattataaagaaacaatttttaatcgaaataatcacgtacttattgattttacattttccctgccactgtaaaatcaataaattcgcgatcattcggttagaaattgtttcattataagataaagttaattattattgcttatatacttacctacataaaatttaattacatttaggcacaacatatgatttcctagtatttgaattgaacatttttaaaagtatttaggtataatttcaacgcaccgagcgcgcgaccccaagcggactgtgtgagccagactgagcgtagtgtagagtgacgtcacaccgtccccgagagcaagcgtcgtgcggttacaacttgttttgcttataaatcggaaactaattgagatatcgaagtaattctttcactagtattttttatttttaacaaagaataaggagtgctaaaaatcaaaatttgttaacattctccattgttttGCGTTGCATAACTATTATTAGACTGGCATTTAGGTCGGCGCAATTTGCGTCAAAACATCAGGCAAAATCTGGGTTAAGTTGGACTGGACCATTAAACATACATAAGAAAAAGGCAgtgttgtatgaaatacaacacGCATTTCACCATTAACCcattgaccgccacggtcggctatactcgacaaatcagaaagtgctcacgacgctttcgtcggcaaatgtcgagaaaaatatagcgtcgtgagcgtATAGCCGACtatggcggtcaaagggttaacaatgttagtcccgtgtaataggaggcgagcctattgtcatggGCACGTTGCctaactccggactactattaagaataatcaTCTATTAGTCCGGGCCACATGGGGTAGTGACCACAAATCCCTGaggaataatttttaaataacttcacATTATTCTTATTTCTCATACTTACATATAGGAGCAAGCCGCGGCTGACGCCATGTTGAGCAAAGGGAATACGTATATAATAAACCTAAGTTCTTTGTGTGGTAGGAACGAGTAGAGCAGTATGTACACGAAGGCGGGGGCCGCGTATTGGATCATTCGCTTGTCTAGGAACAGTCCCACTGGGATAAGGACTAAACTCGGGCCGAGGCCGCGAGGTAACGCTGAGTAGATGTACCAGAGGAATGGAGATGTCTGTAAAGCTGTTAAGGagattactttataataatataattatatacttttcgTGTACAGTTGTTGCTGTTACACACAGTATACAAATTTTGAGATTTAAAATTCGTCTTTTCGATGAATTGCAGTAAAAGTTGTTGGTCCATAGTCAAAGATAgacacgaaaataaaaaaaatatagtaaactgTGTTATCAATTTTTTCAGGCCAGTTTTACCAACATTACTGGCCTTTCCACATATCATCACTGCTACATATCAACTTGACAGTAATATACGTCAAAAGATAGAACTGAATTCTAATCTAAcagtttatcataaaaataagttaaaattatttgataaaggATACACCCCAGTCAGAGCTCTTGTTCAAGATGGTGTTGTACCAGAACACCTCAGCCTCGGGCCACAGCAGCCGACCCCAGAACAGTGAGTCTACTGCCACTGTCAGTGCAACTAAACCAATTCCAGCTGGTATTGCTATTTTGAATAATCtgcaacagaaaaaaaaaattgttactagATTGCTTGTCTAAAAAAGACTAGACAAGTTAGAGGGTTTTAGTACGagatcatttttattttgacttatGTAGTTCATCATAGACATTTTCAGATAtctaaaatgaattatttttttcaggatTTAATTAACAGTGTGCACACACCATTATATCATGTATAATAACTTCTTTGGCAACACCAgaaatttgtattattagtcAGTCTAAAGTTAATCGTTTTTGGCATATTAAGGTccaaaagtatttgaaacatGTATAATTGATTTGTACTTACGTTTTAAAATCAATCTTCTTGAAATACAAGTCAATGATGAGGAACAAACCAAATAACATGGCCAGTTCTGctctgaatattattattgaagccCCTGCTGATATAATAAACTGCTTGTGTTTGCCTGACAACCAACCTTCAAATGCTAGGAGCactggaaaataaaaaattactaatcaataaatgattaaataattatattagctgGCGGTCCTGTgtgacaagatatatggatgaGAATGGGGCAAGAGCTTGTAAAAATCATAGAAAGATTGTTAGATTGTagacagatttttatttataaaagatactgatgaaatataaagcaaataaaattaaatataacttgaTGTTACGACTAGGTAATCAGACACTATTAATAGTAAAGGATAAATGTTGTCAATCTATAAACTACACTTACAGTATCCTCAAAACAATTTACctctttaattattatactattatcaTCAAATCTTTTTAGGTTCCTTTGTGGGTACAAAGGAACATATAAAAATCCAGAAAATCATAGTCACAGTTTGCTACTCACCCAAGGGTAGTACCATAATATTAGGTAATGGCCGACTCATATAAAACATGAAGTGGTACTGTGTCACTGTGATTAGTGTGAACCACCAGGCAAATGTGTTGCCGAACTGCTTCTGCAGCGCACTTCTCAAGCGGCTCCATGATCCTATTACTGATAACGCGAGTGTTAGACGAActagaaaagaaaacaaagattTAGCTCAGTATtcattgttttgaaaacaaaattatgttttaaatgatGGCACAATTCtttaaactcaaaaatataCGAGGTAGTTTTTGTCAAAACTTATTGTCCGTAATTACTAACCTACATATTGCATCCAAAACTTGTTGATTCCAATAAGATGTAATATTGACACTACAGGAACAGATAGTGCCGATATTACGAGCGGCCCAACAAAAGTGCGCGGCACAACTCCCGGGAACTCGTTATGATCATACTGGAAAAAGATAGTAATGAATAGATCGCTATAGTAAGCGACTTATGAATCCAAAATTAGATTTTGTAGACACCTGTGATAGGTTATGTCGTAGATACAAAATGTCATGAGTGGCTTGAATATTAAAACTCTCTTC
Above is a window of Anticarsia gemmatalis isolate Benzon Research Colony breed Stoneville strain chromosome 19, ilAntGemm2 primary, whole genome shotgun sequence DNA encoding:
- the Alg12 gene encoding alg12 alpha-1,6-mannosyltransferase, with the protein product MVQLLYIIASLHVLLCPFTKVEESFNIQATHDILYLRHNLSQYDHNEFPGVVPRTFVGPLVISALSVPVVSILHLIGINKFWMQYVVRLTLALSVIGSWSRLRSALQKQFGNTFAWWFTLITVTQYHFMFYMSRPLPNIMVLPLVLLAFEGWLSGKHKQFIISAGASIIIFRAELAMLFGLFLIIDLYFKKIDFKTLFKIAIPAGIGLVALTVAVDSLFWGRLLWPEAEVFWYNTILNKSSDWGTSPFLWYIYSALPRGLGPSLVLIPVGLFLDKRMIQYAAPAFVYILLYSFLPHKELRFIIYVFPLLNMASAAACSYIYIRRTKAPIFELLFWGTIVIIIGNIIISVAFTLVAMTNYPGGVAITRFHKLLKNEPYVHLHICNLAAQTGVTRYTQIHDQWMYSKNESLLPEQLQEYTHLLIEAKSKYSAKLKYFSQTHAILDSIESFSQVAMNYKLMPPVRIKTKPAIFILERNDFRQHPHGHNIKFTQTIPKFESEELAEISGEEILNVVDYGSIKENISEETETTVTETPVETVEEKIEEITETQVEETKIFEEPVKEETKPDNVDDNDMDDDDKSEVIVSKKDKTVLAKEEILEPKEVEKDPIVTESKENITTGPKLQKAKKAIDDLKTLRQERKKKAIEKIKLETRKEVVASAKEKLKEIMKRHKHIDDELKDSIISDVAQELEEKDGRGDIPEAELIHEQKEEITQTDDAKSESKETTTSSENLINIPEAANLTNENVDSIVEEVIVRLLDRKIYDDKTKPEDIRMEDRLMIQRIVEEVLSEKMNYTNVDK